A genomic window from Paenibacillus sp. FSL K6-0276 includes:
- the argC gene encoding N-acetyl-gamma-glutamyl-phosphate reductase: MEGKLRAAIVGSTGYGGVELIRLLQSHPKVEITSVISSSSAGAAIEEGFPHLTGVIERNLDGVDPVQMAERADVVFTATPSGVSAKLVPQLLEAGLKVVDLSGDFRLKDGSEYEHWYKHPAPADEYLEQAVYGLCEVFGERAAGVDFISNPGCYPTATLLGLIPAIQAGWIKHDSIIIDAKSGVTGAGRGTSLMVHYAEINENLKTYKINKHQHIPEIEQTLTEIAGEKVTVTFTTHLVPMSRGIMSTMYAGMKGNYTEQDFVDLYREYYAGRPYVRVRDVGVIPATKEVSGSNYCDIGFATDARTGRVTIVSVIDNIVKGAAGQAIQNLNLMMGWEETLGLGYTPVYP; the protein is encoded by the coding sequence GTGGAAGGCAAGCTGAGGGCGGCGATTGTTGGATCAACGGGTTATGGAGGCGTAGAGCTGATTCGGCTACTACAAAGTCATCCTAAAGTAGAGATTACTTCGGTGATTTCCTCATCAAGTGCAGGGGCTGCTATAGAGGAAGGATTTCCGCATTTGACGGGTGTAATCGAGCGAAATCTGGATGGTGTTGACCCGGTTCAGATGGCTGAACGGGCTGATGTTGTTTTTACGGCTACGCCGTCGGGTGTGAGCGCTAAGCTGGTGCCGCAGCTGCTGGAAGCTGGACTCAAGGTCGTGGATCTGTCCGGTGACTTCCGATTGAAGGACGGTTCAGAGTATGAGCACTGGTATAAACATCCGGCTCCGGCTGATGAGTATCTAGAGCAGGCTGTATACGGACTTTGTGAGGTGTTCGGAGAGCGTGCAGCTGGGGTTGATTTTATATCTAATCCAGGTTGTTATCCTACAGCTACACTTCTTGGACTAATTCCTGCGATTCAGGCAGGTTGGATTAAGCACGATAGTATTATTATTGATGCCAAATCTGGGGTTACCGGAGCAGGACGCGGAACGAGCTTAATGGTGCATTATGCAGAGATAAACGAGAACTTAAAAACTTATAAAATAAATAAACATCAACATATACCAGAAATCGAGCAGACGCTCACGGAGATTGCTGGAGAAAAAGTAACAGTAACGTTCACCACACATCTCGTGCCGATGAGCCGAGGAATTATGAGTACGATGTATGCAGGAATGAAGGGCAATTATACGGAGCAGGATTTTGTGGATTTATACCGTGAATATTATGCGGGCAGACCGTATGTGCGGGTGCGCGATGTAGGTGTTATTCCAGCGACAAAAGAAGTTAGCGGCTCTAATTATTGTGATATCGGATTTGCGACTGATGCTCGTACAGGGCGTGTGACCATTGTCTCCGTCATAGATAACATTGTAAAAGGTGCGGCAGGGCAGGCAATACAGAACCTTAATTTGATGATGGGATGGGAGGAAACCCTTGGCCTCGGCTACACACCTGTGTATCCATAA
- a CDS encoding YitT family protein, translating into MQKINSRNKPPLIPLNGPARHVVDTTLILIGSLITALGFNLFFLPNQIASGGVSGLSVLAEAWFGAEPAFTQWALNIPLFVLGVIFLGKQYGVRSLLGSFVLPLFILLTKDLPIPTTNPLLACIYGGICVGLGLGLVFRGRGSTGGLTILAQIIQKISGLSFSISVVLLDGTVIVLAAFILGMEQALYALIGLFVTGKAINAIEVGFRYTKVAYIISDKTDEISAAILNDLDRGLTKLDAHGGYTGDARTVLMVVVGQNEVSRLKAIVQSVDTSAFVIITDAHEVLGEGFKREV; encoded by the coding sequence ATGCAAAAAATCAATTCACGCAATAAACCCCCGCTGATTCCTTTGAATGGACCAGCCCGCCATGTGGTGGATACAACGCTTATTCTGATTGGTTCGCTAATCACGGCACTGGGTTTTAATCTTTTTTTTCTGCCTAATCAGATTGCTTCTGGTGGTGTGTCTGGTCTGTCTGTATTGGCTGAAGCTTGGTTTGGGGCTGAGCCGGCGTTTACGCAGTGGGCACTTAATATCCCGCTGTTTGTGCTCGGGGTAATCTTTCTTGGTAAACAATATGGAGTTCGTTCGCTGCTCGGGAGCTTTGTATTACCACTCTTTATCTTGTTGACAAAAGATTTACCCATACCTACAACCAACCCACTTCTAGCCTGCATTTATGGCGGTATCTGTGTGGGGTTGGGTCTTGGCCTTGTGTTCCGCGGACGGGGCTCGACAGGTGGACTTACGATTTTGGCGCAGATTATTCAAAAGATATCCGGGCTTAGCTTCTCGATTTCCGTAGTTCTGCTGGACGGGACGGTTATTGTACTGGCTGCTTTTATACTTGGTATGGAGCAGGCGCTGTATGCGCTGATCGGATTGTTTGTAACAGGTAAGGCCATTAACGCGATAGAGGTAGGCTTCCGCTATACGAAGGTGGCGTATATTATCTCAGACAAGACAGATGAAATATCTGCAGCAATATTAAATGATCTGGATCGTGGTTTGACGAAGCTGGACGCACATGGCGGGTATACTGGCGATGCACGTACTGTTCTGATGGTAGTAGTAGGCCAGAATGAAGTTTCGAGACTGAAAGCGATTGTTCAATCGGTAGATACAAGCGCATTTGTTATTATTACCGATGCACATGAAGTGCTGGGCGAAGGGTTTAAAAGAGAAGTGTAA
- the argJ gene encoding bifunctional ornithine acetyltransferase/N-acetylglutamate synthase, whose amino-acid sequence MSEIELFTTLEGGSITSPKGFKSGGLHCGLKKTDRNDLGVILCEVPAMAAAVYTTNVFQAAPLKVTRESLANGTLQAVIVNSGNANACTGEQGEADAYEMRAAAAQHLGVDINDVAVASTGVIGELLKMDCVRSGIAALPEKLDGGGAGAEEFCQAILTTDLVKKEIAVKVLVGGVEVTIAGAAKGSGMIHPNMATMLGFMTTDADISAEDLHSLLRSATNVTFNMITVDGDTSTNDMLVSMASGLAGNEKLTRLHPDWNAFAAGFTHVCQTLAKAIARDGEGATHLIEVQVNGAVHDEAAAAIAKTVVGSSLVKSAIFGADANWGRIIAAVGRAGVPVSPERVDISLGDIEVLLHSKPVIFDEEKALAYLQKSETVLITVDLHDGTGKATAWGCDLTYDYVRINAAYRT is encoded by the coding sequence ATGAGCGAGATTGAATTATTTACTACCTTGGAAGGTGGAAGCATTACTTCGCCTAAAGGATTTAAGTCCGGAGGACTGCACTGTGGATTGAAAAAAACAGACCGCAACGATCTCGGAGTGATTCTTTGTGAGGTTCCAGCTATGGCGGCGGCTGTGTACACGACGAATGTTTTTCAGGCGGCTCCACTGAAGGTGACGCGGGAAAGCCTTGCGAACGGAACGTTGCAGGCGGTAATCGTGAACAGCGGGAATGCCAATGCCTGCACAGGTGAACAAGGCGAAGCGGATGCTTATGAGATGCGCGCTGCTGCGGCCCAGCATTTGGGTGTAGATATTAATGATGTTGCTGTTGCTTCGACTGGTGTGATCGGTGAACTGCTGAAGATGGACTGCGTACGTAGTGGTATTGCAGCACTGCCAGAGAAGCTGGACGGAGGGGGTGCTGGAGCGGAAGAATTCTGCCAGGCCATACTTACAACTGATCTGGTCAAAAAAGAAATCGCCGTGAAGGTACTCGTCGGTGGCGTAGAAGTTACCATAGCTGGAGCCGCGAAGGGTTCCGGGATGATTCATCCTAACATGGCTACCATGCTCGGATTTATGACTACAGATGCTGATATTTCAGCGGAAGATTTACACAGTCTACTTCGTTCTGCTACGAATGTTACTTTTAATATGATTACAGTCGATGGAGATACTAGCACCAATGATATGTTAGTCTCGATGGCTAGTGGTCTAGCAGGTAATGAGAAGCTGACTCGGCTTCATCCGGATTGGAACGCTTTTGCTGCTGGATTCACGCATGTCTGCCAAACGCTTGCTAAAGCGATTGCTCGTGATGGAGAAGGCGCGACTCACCTGATTGAGGTTCAAGTGAATGGAGCCGTTCATGACGAGGCAGCGGCAGCGATTGCCAAGACAGTGGTTGGTTCTAGTCTAGTGAAGTCTGCTATTTTTGGAGCGGATGCGAACTGGGGACGGATTATTGCTGCGGTTGGACGCGCGGGTGTACCGGTATCGCCGGAGCGTGTGGACATTTCGTTAGGTGATATTGAGGTGCTGCTGCACTCGAAGCCAGTTATTTTTGATGAAGAGAAGGCTTTGGCTTATTTGCAAAAAAGTGAAACTGTGTTGATCACTGTAGATCTGCACGATGGAACTGGAAAGGCTACAGCTTGGGGCTGTGACCTAACTTACGATTATGTGCGTATTAACGCCGCATATCGTACCTAA
- the prfB gene encoding peptide chain release factor 2 (programmed frameshift) — translation MIEPNVKQDLREIGKKLTDLRGSLDLDLKQEMISNFEEKMAAPGFWDNSEQAQSVIAEMNAVKSSVDQYEKLQQEYDDAAMMAELADEEGDEDLATEIGETIRSLGSKVDEFELQLLLNQPYDKLNAILELHPGAGGTESQDWGQMLLRMYTRWAEKRGFKVEVLDYLPGDEAGIKSVTLLIKGFNVYGYLKAEKGVHRLVRISPFDSSGRRHTSFVSCDVVPEITDDVEVEIRTEDLKIDTYRASGAGGQHINTTDSAVRITHLPSGVVVTCQNERSQIKNREQAMKMLRSKLYERKLQEQQQQLDEIRGEQSDIAWGSQIRSYVFHPYNMVKDHRTSVETGNVGAVMDGDLDAFIDGYLRSQIKVEAD, via the exons ATGATAGAACCGAATGTAAAGCAAGATCTGCGTGAAATAGGCAAGAAACTAACTGACCTTAGGGGGTCTCTT GACTTAGATCTTAAGCAAGAGATGATTTCTAACTTTGAAGAGAAAATGGCGGCTCCAGGGTTCTGGGATAATAGTGAGCAAGCGCAGAGCGTGATCGCCGAGATGAATGCTGTGAAATCTTCTGTAGATCAATACGAGAAGCTTCAACAGGAATACGATGATGCTGCGATGATGGCAGAGCTCGCTGATGAAGAGGGCGATGAGGATCTGGCAACAGAAATTGGGGAGACGATTCGTAGCCTAGGCAGTAAAGTAGATGAATTTGAGCTGCAATTGCTGCTTAACCAGCCGTATGACAAGTTAAATGCTATTCTCGAACTTCATCCTGGTGCAGGCGGAACGGAATCCCAAGACTGGGGACAAATGCTGCTACGTATGTACACTCGCTGGGCTGAGAAACGTGGGTTTAAGGTTGAAGTACTGGATTATTTACCGGGTGATGAAGCTGGAATTAAGAGTGTTACACTCCTAATCAAAGGCTTCAACGTTTACGGATATCTGAAAGCTGAAAAGGGCGTACATCGACTGGTGCGGATTTCTCCGTTTGACTCTTCGGGCAGACGCCATACCTCTTTTGTGTCCTGTGATGTCGTTCCGGAGATTACGGATGATGTAGAAGTTGAGATTCGTACCGAGGATCTTAAGATCGATACGTATCGTGCGAGCGGCGCCGGTGGACAGCATATCAATACCACAGACTCTGCGGTGCGGATTACTCACTTGCCTTCGGGTGTGGTGGTAACCTGTCAGAACGAACGTTCACAGATCAAGAACCGGGAACAAGCCATGAAGATGCTGCGTTCCAAATTGTATGAGCGCAAGCTGCAAGAGCAGCAGCAACAATTGGATGAGATTCGCGGCGAGCAGTCCGATATTGCTTGGGGCAGTCAGATTCGTTCCTATGTATTCCATCCGTATAACATGGTCAAGGATCACCGTACTTCCGTGGAAACGGGTAATGTTGGTGCGGTAATGGATGGAGACCTGGACGCATTCATTGATGGTTACTTGCGTAGCCAGATCAAGGTCGAGGCGGATTAA
- the argB gene encoding acetylglutamate kinase: MTLNSELELIDALDGSGLFVMKCGGSTLAALPDSFFEDLRDLQQEGIQPVIVHGGGPAISENLAKLGIESSFVNGLRVTTEEVLDVVEMTLAGSINKAIVRRIQGSGGLALGLSGIDGNMIIAKPVANSAEVGLVGEVTEVKAEIVTGIIGMGYIPVIAPIGVDAAGQRYNINADTAAGAVASYVESPQMIVVTDVPGIMSTVEGQKVVLPSVTVQEIEALIESGEIYGGMIPKVRAAIDCIQGSVSEVIIVDGKEPRVLSRVLQGEAIGTRIIRS; this comes from the coding sequence ATGACGCTAAATAGCGAGCTTGAACTTATAGATGCATTAGATGGTAGTGGATTGTTTGTGATGAAATGCGGCGGCAGTACGCTGGCGGCTCTTCCTGATTCTTTTTTTGAAGATTTGCGAGATTTGCAGCAGGAAGGCATTCAGCCTGTAATTGTGCATGGCGGAGGGCCAGCTATTTCGGAGAATCTAGCAAAACTGGGCATTGAAAGCAGCTTCGTAAATGGTTTGCGAGTGACTACCGAGGAAGTACTAGATGTCGTAGAGATGACGCTGGCAGGGAGTATCAACAAGGCTATCGTAAGACGAATTCAGGGTAGTGGCGGTCTAGCTTTAGGGCTGTCTGGGATTGATGGCAATATGATTATTGCTAAACCTGTAGCGAATAGCGCTGAAGTAGGTTTGGTAGGGGAAGTAACGGAAGTAAAGGCGGAGATTGTAACAGGGATTATTGGTATGGGATATATTCCTGTCATTGCACCTATCGGAGTAGATGCTGCAGGTCAGCGCTACAATATTAACGCGGATACGGCAGCAGGGGCAGTAGCTTCCTATGTAGAGTCACCCCAAATGATCGTAGTCACAGATGTACCAGGCATCATGAGTACGGTGGAAGGTCAAAAGGTTGTGCTTCCATCCGTTACTGTACAGGAAATTGAAGCCTTGATCGAAAGTGGAGAAATCTACGGTGGCATGATCCCTAAGGTGCGCGCAGCTATCGATTGCATTCAGGGTAGCGTATCAGAGGTTATCATTGTGGATGGAAAGGAACCGCGGGTGCTTAGTCGAGTCCTGCAAGGTGAAGCGATAGGCACACGTATTATTCGTTCGTAA